TGCTCCTTTCTCTTGCGATAGCCGCTTGTCCTAACGCAAGACCGCCATCGTTAGTGGGAACCTGATGATTCAGCAGGACAGTAAACCTGTCGTTCGCCATGCCGAGAATATGACTCAATAGCGTCATATTCTGAAACACCCCGCCACTTAAAGCCACCTTGCGAATCCCCGTAGTTTGATAAATACGCTCAATCATCTCCAAGGTAGCTGTCGCCAAGGTTAAGTGAAATGAAGCTGCGAGTTCTCCCGGATTAACTTTATGTTGTAAAGCTTCTGCCATACCGGCAAATGTAGGCCTAAAATCCAATTCAGCCACCTGGCCTTCCGAAATTGAATAAGGCAACAGCCATCCCCGCGCACCTGATGCTGCCAATTCAAGGTCGACCGCTGCCTGTCCCTCATAGCGGATAGAGGGACGAAGTCCCAATATCCCGGCAGCAATATCAAAAAGCCTCCCTGCCCCGCAGGCTAACGGGCTATTGATTCCTTTATTAGCAGCTTCCACCATCAGCTGCCAGTTCTCAGGAATATTCCGGTTTAGGGGAATATCCATTCGAATAAAATCGTTTCCAAACAGCTCATGCAGCATCCATGCAGCTTGCCGCCATGGCTCTTGAATAGCCTTAGCCCCTCCAGGCAGCGTCAGGTAACGTGAGTGTGCTGCTCTTGTAAAGCTGCTGCAATCAGCCACCATAAACTCACTGCCCCATAAATGCCCGTCTTCACCATATCCGGTTCCATCAAAAGCAACACCAATTACGGATTCATTGACCCCATGCTCAGCCAAAACACTGGCAATATGCGCATGATGATGCTGTACGGCTATCTTAGGGAGCTCCAACATCTGCGCATACTTTGTTGACAGATAATCGGGATGCATATCATGAACCACAAATTCTGGTTTAGTATCAAACAACCGTGTATAGTGCTCAATCGTGCCCGCATAGCATTCCAAAGTGGCTAAGTTCTCTAAATCACCGATATGAGGACTTAAGAAAGCAGACTTCTGTTTAGTGAAACAGAATGTATTCTTCAATTCTCCGCCGCAAGCTAAAACTTGCGGTCCCTCCCCGGACAGAGCAATAGGTGCCGGTGCATAACCACGACTGCGGCGCAAGATGGTTGGCTTATTTCGGATAACCCGTGCAACAGAGTCATCAATACGGGTATAGATCGGCCGATTATGAATAAGAAAATAATCAGCAATACCTGCTAATCGATTTCGGGCATCATCATCTTGATAAGCAATCGGTTCATCACAACCATTGCCGCTGGTCATCACCCAAATATCCTCTGATTCCATCAAGATCCAGTGTATCGGAGCATAGGGCAGCATAACACCAAGATAAGGATTTCCTGGTGCTATTGCTTGTGCCAAATCATAGCAGCAGCCTTTCTCCAGCAAAACAATCGGCTTAACTGCGCCAGCCAGCAGCCGCTCTTCCTCCTTAGAAACATTACAATGCCGCCGCACTGTACTCAAGTCGCTGCACATGACTGCAAAAGGCTTATCCTCACGGAATTTTCGCTGTCTTAGTAATGTGACCGCTTGATTATCCTCAGCGTTGCAAACCAAATGGTAACCGCCAATACCTTTGATTGCCAAAATAGCTCCGTTCGTGATAAATTGGCGAGCCATAGCCACAGGGTCACCGGTAACAAGCTCTCCTGATTTGGTGATTAATTGATAAGACGGACCGCAGGCCGGGCAGGCATTAGGCTGAGCATGAAACCTTCGGTCAGCTGGGTTTCTATACTCGGACTGGCAATGTGAACACATTGTGAACTCACTCATGGTCGTACTGCTACGATCATAGGGCAGCTCTTTAATGATTGAGTAACGCGGTCCGCAATTGGTGCAATTTATAAAAGGATAAAAAAGTCTGCGGTTCCATGCCTGTTTAATTTCTCGCTGGCAATCTGAACAAGTAGCAATATCGGGAGATACCAGCACAGACCGACTACTCATTGCTACACTTTTTTTTATATCAAATCTTGTTTCCCCTTCTATTGCAACAGGCTCAGTTGTTACACCAGCAATACTTGCCTGTGGCGGCGCCTCTGCTCTCAAGGCATTCAGAAAGCGGCTTAGCATTTCCGGCTTTCCTTCCACTTCAATTTGTACCCCATTTGCATGATTAAGCACCCAGCCCGCCAAATCAAACTTATGTGCCAAATGATAGACAAACGGGCGAAAACCAACCCCTTGCACGATACCCGTAACGCACAGTCTTAACCTTTCCATCATAATTCCCACCTATCAGAATAGAACAGCCTGCTTAGTCTAATCAGCCTGCTGTGCTCTGCAATTTGTGACCAACATCCTATAATAGAATATTCCCAATTCCAGACACCCGTAATCCGCATTGATTACACTCGAATTTTAGCTTTGAATACACTTCGAAAGCTTTAATGATTTAAGATATTCACACACTCCCGCACTTGGCTAAAGTACGCCTGCAGTTATATGTAAATGCTTGCTCACACGCTTACTTGATTCGGAAATCAATCTTAATAAAAGTCTAGCTTAAACATAATCGGAAAAATGAACGGGACCCGCCAGCCACGCAAATGGCTAACGGGTCCCGTTCATTGCTCTAATAAGCTTACTTGTCACAGAACTCCTCTAAAAATTGAATCAATAGTTCACTCGGAAGAGGCCGGCTGAAATAATAGCCTTGAACTCTATCCCCAAAAGCAGCAAAAACGAGATTAAACTGCTCAACTGTTTCTACACCTTCGACAACAACTTCCATTCCTAAAACATGCGCCAATTTGATAATTGTCCTGATAATTTCTGCTTGCTCACCGCTTTTTTCCTGTAAAAAAGCTTTATCAATCTTCAGTACATTAAAGGGCAGCACACGCAAACGTGTCAGGGATGAATATCCGGTGCCAAAATCATCAAGTGCTAATCTTATCCCCATATTCCGAATCTGATTGAGCTTATTTTTACACAGGTCCAGTGAGTTCATAAATAGAGATTCAGTGATTTCCAACTCCAGGAATTGCGGTGACAATCCGGTTTGGGCCAGTACTGTCCTGATCTGACTAATAAAATCAGATTGCTCCACCTGCTTGGTTGACATATTCACTGTTACATAAACTTCATAATATCCCAACTCGTGAAGGTGCCTGCAAAATTTGCAGGCTTCTGTTAATACCCACTGTCCGATAGGAATGATCAGTCCACTTTCTTCAGCAATCGGAATAAACTCAACCGGTGATATCGGCTTCTCACCGGGTCGATTCCAGCGCAGCAAAGCCTCAATGGCCACTGGTTTATTACGGGCAATATCGAATTGAGGCTGATAGAAGAGTTCCAGTTGATTATTTTCTAAGGCCTTGGCCAGCGAACGCTCCAGCTTAATACGACGCAAAATTGCTTCATGCATGGAAGGAGCAAACCGTGAATAACCATTTCCGTTCTCCTTGCCTTCTTTTGCATTATACATCGCCGTATCGACCTTGCTTAACAGACTGTCCAAATCCAAGCCATCCTGGGGATAGACGGCAATCCCCAAACTGCCAGTCACATAGAAAGTATCATCCTGAAAGACGTAGGGACACGCCGTTTCCTGTAAGATTTTTTCCGCCAACACTTCCGCTTCATCCCCGGTAACACTTGGAATAACAATGATAAATTCGTCGCCGCCTAGACGAAATATTCTCCCCTTTTCAGGTAAAGCCTGGTTGATCCGAGCACCTGTCTGCATAAGAAGTTTATCCCCGCTCGAATGCCCAAACAAATCATTGACCCGTTTAAAATCATTTAAATCCAAAAACATGACAGCACCGTAGGAATGACCGGCTGCAGCTGCTTCGAGCTCAGCTTTAAACCACTCTTCTAAATAGGCCCGATTGGGTAAGTTGGTTAAAGGATCAGAATAGGCGAGTCGATGTACCTCGGCTACCCGTTCTCTGAGTGCAAGCCGGTCAGTTCTTAGCATTTCCAGCATATTTTGCACTTTTTCGATTAATTGTTCGGGCTCTGCCTTGCCCTCGAAAGACTGTACTGCCGTTGTATTAGGCAGGGCTGCATGGTTTTGGTCAAACTCTTGAAATACACTCGACATTGTGGAAAAACAGCGCAGCAGTGGGTACAAAAAATAATACTGCATGCTTAAAATGACTGTAAAAATAAAAAAGCTTAACAAAACCAGCCTCTTTAGTAAGGTATTTACACTTGCTTCAATGTCATCCACATACATTCCAGTGCCAAGATAGCACTCTAACTCCGGTATTCCTACGACATAAGACAATTTTTTCTGAGTCGGTGCATTCTCAGTCCGTGATTCATAGTAAAAAACAAAACCACCGCCGGCTTGAGCTGTTTGCCGTAATTCCTGAGTAATAGCCGTACCATCTAAATCCCGGCGCTGCATTTGGTAGGTTCCCACTTTGTCCGGCTTGTAAGGTTCGACAAGAATATAGCCTTCATAGGAAGCGAAAAACACAAAATTAGGACCTGATCCATCTGTATACACAAAACGGTTTAAAAGTTCTGCTGCTTTAACTCGCGCTTCCCCCATCGTAATGCGGCCTTGCCGCCGCTCTTCAACAATGGGGCTGATGGCATTCTCAGCCAAAGAGACAATGTGCTGCAATTCATGCTTGCGAGTAAGATAACTATCTTCAGAGAATGCGCGCAGATAAATTGATATCCCCGCTCCAAAGCCCACAATGAGAACAAGAAGCGACGCGACGAATCGAACCGACACATTTGAAAATCCAGCTGTTAATTTTGTCCACATATCCAATTACTCCTGCTTCATGCCCAGTTCATGAACGATATCCCTAATAATATTATATTGTTGATCTTCGGCGGGAACAAAGCCTTTGACTAAATCATTTCCATACATCCCTAAAGCCGATTTATTTTCCTTGGCTACTTCGAAAAAAGCCTGTTTGATCTTAACTAAGAGTGCTGAAGGGAGCCCTTCTCGATAGGCCCAGGCAGAGGTAGGAATGGCTGGCGACTGAGCAATAATACGAACGTCTTTTTCGCCAATAACCCCTTTTTGCTGCAAACTAACTAAAATAGCATCAGACACTGCAGCAGCTTCAATTTGCTGCTTTTTTACTGCTAAGATAGCCGCATCATGGCTTCCGCTAAACTCTACCCTGCCTAAATCCTGATCTGCATGGATCCCCTGCTTCTTAAGCATAGCCTTTGGAATCAAATACCCGGAAGTCGATGCCTTGTCCACAAAAGCCACTGTATGCCCTGGCAATTGCTCAATCGAATGGATGTTGCTTGCCGGATGAACAATCCAAACACTATGATAGGTAGTCCCTTCGCGGATATTATCATCGGTGGCAAAAGCTCGCGCACCAGCCTTTTCGGCAGCAAGTACATACGAAAATGGGCCAAACCAGGCAATATCCAGCTTTCCCTGTTTCATTTTATCAATAATGCCTTCATAATCATCCGCGACATACAACTCCACATTACAGCCGGTTTTGCGGCCTAAGTAGTCCATAAATTGAGCAAATTGATCCGTGGTTTTTGCCTTACTTTCAGCCGGAACTGCTCCAACTCTCAATATTGGCTGCTTTACCTCAGATTTAGCTGATTGAACTTCGCTCAAACCGCAGCCGCTCAATAGTAAGAAGCCCATGATGACGACCACGAAAAAAACAAATAATTTATAAATGCTTATTCTCATAAGATAACTCTTTCCTTCTCTCACAGAAGCAATCTACATATTTGCCAATAGTAACACAATCTTACCAAAGAATTTAAGCACTCAATGTTAAATCATTGTTAAATTTAGTTACGTCTCGTGTCACTAAGAAGCAGCCAGCCACCGCAAGTAAGTACTTATGATCGCTAAATATTGTCTCCGCAAGATGGATAGGTGAGACAAAAACCCGCGATGATTCGCGGGCTCTCTAAATAAAATGAATGGAGCATAAAATAAAATCAGCCGACAGCTTACCCACCTCAAGCTGCACTCTTGAATGTGATTATGATATTTTAAACTGACTAACCGAGCAATGTAAATCTTCAGCCAACTTGGCTAACTCTTGACTAAATGCGGCTATTTGTTCCATGGCTGCTGATTGCTCTTCAGTTGCCGCTGACACCGTATGGGTTTGATCAGATGCTTGATGGCTAATTTGCTCAATGGTTTTAATTGAAGCAACGACTTGTTGACTGCCACCTGCTGTTTGCTGAATAGAGATTGAGATATCTTTGATTTGAGCTGACATATTATTGATCAGAACCACAATATCTTCAAATGACTGGCCTGCATGATTGATGACTTCACTACCTATTTTCACTTCAGAAGTTCCTTGTGCCATTGCACTTACGGCACTTTCCGTATCAACTTGTATTTCATTGATTAATGCTGCAATCTGTTTAGCAGCTTCCTGTGACTGTTCGGCCAGCTTTCGCACTTCATCAGCAACAACAGCAAATCCTCTCCCATTTTCACCTGCCCTGGCAGCCTCTATGGCAGCATTCAATGCTAACAAATTTGTCTGGCCAGCGATATTAGCAATGGTGTCGACAATCTGACCAATTTCTTTTGACCGGTTTCCTAACTGTGAGACAACTTGTGCCGACTGCAAGACTGTTTTTTCGATACTGGCAATTTGTTTGATTGCAGCCTCTAACGCAGAACTTCCCGACCTGGCTGCCGATGCAGTTTGCTCTGAAATTCTTGTTACACCATTCGTATTCTGAGCAACTTGCTGAATGCTATTGGACATTTGCTCAATCACAGAAACGGTCGCATCAACCGTCCCAGCCTGTGTTGCTACACCATTTGCAACATCGCTGATCGAGCAAGCGACTTGTGTGGTAGCTTGAGCTGATTGTTCGGCACTGGCATGAAGCTCTTGGGCTGAAGCCGCCACCTGCTCAGAATTTGACTTAATTTTATTGACAATATCAATTAATCCTATCCGTGTTTTTTCCAGTGATGCTGCCAATTGCTTTACCTCATCTGACCCTGTAGCGAGGAACTTCTGACTCAAGTCGCCCTGCGACATTTGATCTGCAATCATCGCAATAGCCTTTAGCGGCCCAGCAATGCCTCTGGCCACAAAAACAGCAACAATGGCAGCCAGTACTACGGCTATGCTAATCAGGATTGCAATCGTCAGCATCATTTTATTAATATTTGTCAGCAATTCGTCATAGGGTAAATACGTAATAACTCCCCACTTTTGCGATTTCAAAGGCGCAAAAGCAATCACTGATTCCTGACCATTTGTTGAACTTGACAGAACCGCGCCAGCTTGACCACTAATAACACTTTTAACATATTCTAAAGTTCCTACACTTTCGGTCTTAAGAACTTTTTCTTTGTCCGGATGAGCAATTAGGACACCTTTATTGTCCACGATGTCGACATAGCCAGTCTGACCAATGGCTGTTTTTTCAGCAATATCCCATAATGCTTTTAAACTAATGTCTGCGGCAAACACACCGACAATCTTACCAGTAGCATCTTTAATTGGAGTAGATATTGTAACAGTTGGAGCCTTAGTAAATGATGATATGTAATTATCAGTAAAAAAAGTAGACCCTTTCATGGCTTCTTTAAAATATCCCCGGTCAGCTCGATTCGCCAAACTTCCCGACGTTCTGGCGATTTGCATTCCGGTTGTATCCATGACAAAAATTAATTCAAATTGAGGATTTTTTTGCTGCGCAACCAAAATCATATCCTTGATACTGGCAGCATCCATCGCGCGAGCAGTTGGCGCGTTGGCAAGAGTTTCCACAAGGCCTTGAGCATCAATCACAAATCGGTCAATTTCATTGCCAATATTGCTGGCAATGGTTTGATTACTCTGAAAAGCTTTTTGCTTGATGTCATTGATATTCATATAGATACTAATTCCACCAATAACAAACGCAGTAATCAATGAAAATACCACTAGCAGTGCAATTAATTTGTTTTGTAAAGTATTAAAAATATTGCTAATAGGATTAACTCTCTTTGTTAGCATAAGATCTTCCTCCGTATTTCTACAAAAAATAACAATTTATGACTATTATAATAAATTTTGGGCTACATTGTAAGTCATTATAAGTAAATATTTTGAAATTTAGAATTACACTTCGAATATAAAAAGCCAGCATGCTTCTAGCATGCTGGCTCTAATTCATCAAATATGGATATTTTTACCATATACATCACTAACGAAGATGCGATCCCTCACGAACACTTTGCCGCCATTGTTGATAAATAAGCTGATCCAATGTTTTGCGAGTCTCTGGGCACATATCAATAAACATACAACCATAATTTGCTTCTTCCTGCCTCATAACGGCAATATGAACACACAGATTGCTCCATTCCAACGGAAAGCGCAACAAATAGCTTGTATTCAAATGCAAGGTGTCCAAACACATCAAACGAATACCATCAAGGCTGACATCCTGCGCTTTTGCAGGCCATTGCTGAACCTGCAAACTATTGTCAGCTTCAATTGTCACCAGGAAGTCAACAATTACGCGGATAAAGCCGCGTTTCTCGTAAGTAATCATCTACTTCACCACCTAAAACCCACGCCTCATTCATCATTCTGTAATCCAGAAATTGCTTCAGCTATAAAAACAGCATAGTTTATTTTTAGAATATCACAGCCCCACTTTGCAAATGTTGCGATGCTGTTAAGTTTTTGTTAATTATTCCTTTTTTTTACATAATTTCCTTTTCTTCACACTAACTATTTAACAGAAGCAGTTTGACGGCAAGTGATTGGTAGATAAGAAATTGACTACCGATTCTCGTAACCAAACAATAGTCTGCATAAAATGGCATGGTTTAAAGATTGACTCGGATTTAATCCTGTCAATTCTTTTAATTTCTCGATGCGAAAGACAAGAGTATTACGATGAATAAAGAGCGCTTTTGCTGTGCTCGAAACATTGAGATTATGATCAAGCAACATATTGATGGTATTTTTCATATCATATTTAAATCCAAGATTGCTTTCAATCTTTGCTTTTAACATTCTTGACGCACTGCAAGTTTCAAGCGCCCCCGGAACTCTGACCAAGTAAGCAGCAAGAATATCAAAATCATAAATTGAAGCAACCGCTGAGCTGGACGCATGCGTATTTTGTGAGAAATCAGCTTCCAGATAGGAGCGATGGAATTCAGCTAATGAATTTGTCCAACTGCCTATTCCAAGACAAAGCCCCTTAGGGCCTTCAGGAAATTCCAATCGATGAATCACTTCAGTACCCCATTGACAAAAATGCTGCGGCAATGTTTCAACAGGAAAATGCTTTAGGAAAATTAACTCAGTCTCAGTAAACACAAATAGATCATTCGAGTTGATGAGTTCTGAAGTTTCGATAACCTGAGTGAGTTTATCTCTGGTTCTGGCTGTTACCAAATCAGGTGGTCCATATTGATGCAGCGCATCTTCCAAAATTGCTTCAACATTAACAACCGCAACAATGCGCGGTAATTCTAGATTAAACCTCAGCAAGCTAGCCATTTTGGTGATTTGCTTGGAGTTTTCGTTATAACGCTCTGAAAGCAGCAGTTGAACAAACTGCTCCCGTAATTGTAAGTTCGCCCGAAATGCGGCGATCATACTTTCCCGTTCCAAAATCAGTTCAGTCACCATTTTGACTAGCTGAGCCGTATTTCTAACCAAGTCCGGGTGCCCGGAAATTCCTACAACACCAACAACTTTCTTATCCAGCACAATAGGCCAATTGAGTCCAGGCAGTGCTCCCGGATAGTGCTCGACATTTTCAGGAGATATCTCGACCACTTTTCCAGTTTCAATCACCTCCATAGCTCCTTGGTGATAGGTATTCAGTCTTTTTTTCTGACCTGATCCCATAATGATGCCCGAACTGTTCATAATATTGATATTTTGCTGAACTGTTGCCATGATAACATCAACAATTTGTTGTGCCAACTCTGCAGTAATGATCATCGCTGTCTCTCACCCCGTAATTCTAACTGTAAATATTAACTATTAATTTCGTAAATATAGCACTCTGAATCGCTGACCATTGTGCAAATTAACCAATATAACCGATCTAATTGGTACAATTGTTGTAATTTCAGATAATTGAAATAGTTCCATTATATAGTAGAATTTTGAGTAAAACAAGTTACTACAAACTAAGGACGTGATTGGTCATGCGTATTATTGTAGCACCAGACTCTTATAAAGGCAGTCTCTCAGCAGTCGCTGTCGCTGAAGCGATGGAAGTTGGCATATTATCAGTTTTCCCGGCTGCGCAAGTTCATAAAGTACCCATTGCGGACGGTGGTGAAGGAACGGTCGAAGCCTTTATAACAGCCACTGGCGGACGAATGGTGAACCAAATGGTCAGCGATCCTCTGGGCAACCCCATTAAAGCCTATTGGGGGATCTTAGGAGATGGTGAAACAGCAGTCATCGAAATGGCGGCCGCTTCCGGTCTTCCGCTAGTCTCCCCGGATAAACGTGACCCTCGTATGACAACAACCTATGGTACTGGCCAGCTTATCAAAGCAGCTCTCGAACAGGGTATCCGCAAATTAATTATCGGCATAGGCGGCAGTGCTACCAATGACGGCGGCGCCGGAATGGCTCAGGCTCTAGGTGCCAGGTTCCTTGACAGAGACGCCCGGGAAATTCCTTACGGGGGTGCTGCACTGGCTGATTTGGCAAGCATCGATCTTACAAATATGGATCCACGCCTTGCTGAAACAGCTATCTCGGTTGCTTGTGATGTCGATAATCCTTTGTGCGGCCCAAAAGGGGCATCCGCGGTCTACGGTCCCCAAAAAGGCGCCACCCCCGCTGTGGTAGCTCAACTTGATCAGGCGCTCAAACAATTTGCCGCAGTAGCAAAAGCTGCTACCGGAAGAGACATCGCTGAGTATCCCGGTGCTGGTGCAGCAGGAGGATTAGGCGCAGGCTTGCTGTTTTTCACAAATGCCCAGCTAAGGCCAGGGGTTGAACTCATTCTTGATATCACTGACTTTGGCGAGATCGTACAAGGCGCCAGCCTGGTCATTACCGGCGAAGGCGCTACCGACTTTCAAACAGCCTTTGGCAAAGCTCCTGTTGGTGTAGCCAAGATTGCCAGCCAATACCAAGTCCCTACCCTGTGCCTCTCCGGAACTTTGGGACAAGGCTGCGAAACGGTATTACAACAAGGAATTGCAGGATTAATGAGCATTACCCCTCGCCCTCTGTCGCTGGAAGAATGCCTAAATTCTGCCCAAGAGCTGATTCAAGATGCCGCAGCCCGGCTCTGTCAAACACTCCGGGTTGGCATGCAAATTGAAGCAGCATTCGGAAAGGAAGATAAATCATGATCAGCACACAAAAGAAAACAAAAATCGTCTGTACCGTTGGCCCCAGTACCGACAAGCCGGGGATATTAGCTGCAATGATTGAGTCAGGCATGAATGTAGCGAGATTTAACTTCTCCCATGGCACCCATGCCGATCATGCTAAGCGGATTACCTTGGTGCGTGAAGCAGCCAATAAGGCAGGAAAACACATTGCCTTAATGCTGGATACCAAAGGCCCGGAAATGCGAATTGGAAAATTTGCAGAGAATAAAGTCATGCTTGTGGCCGGCCAAAGCTTCACACTGACTGGTCAGGACATCATTGGCACAACGGAAATGGTGTCAGTCAATCACAAAAATTTGGCCCGCGAAGTTTCGCCAGGTACAAAGATTCTGTTATCTGATGGGCTAATCGAATTGATGATTGATAACATTGAGGGTGATGCGATCATTACGACGGTTTTAAACAGCGGCGAAATCAGTAATAATAAGCGGGTTGCTGTTCCGGGCGTATGCATTAACCTTCCTCCGGTTTCCGAGCAAGACCAGGCAGATATCTTATTTGGAGTCGAACAAGGAATGGATTGCATTGCAGCTTCCTTTATTCAACAGCCTTCTGATGTCTTAGCCATTCGCAGAATCCTCGAGAACGCAAAAGTTCATATGGCTATCATCGCAAAGATTGAAAATGCACCAGGAGTTACCAATATTGATGACATTCTTAAAGTCGCCGA
The Sporomusaceae bacterium FL31 genome window above contains:
- the hypF gene encoding carbamoyltransferase — translated: MMERLRLCVTGIVQGVGFRPFVYHLAHKFDLAGWVLNHANGVQIEVEGKPEMLSRFLNALRAEAPPQASIAGVTTEPVAIEGETRFDIKKSVAMSSRSVLVSPDIATCSDCQREIKQAWNRRLFYPFINCTNCGPRYSIIKELPYDRSSTTMSEFTMCSHCQSEYRNPADRRFHAQPNACPACGPSYQLITKSGELVTGDPVAMARQFITNGAILAIKGIGGYHLVCNAEDNQAVTLLRQRKFREDKPFAVMCSDLSTVRRHCNVSKEEERLLAGAVKPIVLLEKGCCYDLAQAIAPGNPYLGVMLPYAPIHWILMESEDIWVMTSGNGCDEPIAYQDDDARNRLAGIADYFLIHNRPIYTRIDDSVARVIRNKPTILRRSRGYAPAPIALSGEGPQVLACGGELKNTFCFTKQKSAFLSPHIGDLENLATLECYAGTIEHYTRLFDTKPEFVVHDMHPDYLSTKYAQMLELPKIAVQHHHAHIASVLAEHGVNESVIGVAFDGTGYGEDGHLWGSEFMVADCSSFTRAAHSRYLTLPGGAKAIQEPWRQAAWMLHELFGNDFIRMDIPLNRNIPENWQLMVEAANKGINSPLACGAGRLFDIAAGILGLRPSIRYEGQAAVDLELAASGARGWLLPYSISEGQVAELDFRPTFAGMAEALQHKVNPGELAASFHLTLATATLEMIERIYQTTGIRKVALSGGVFQNMTLLSHILGMANDRFTVLLNHQVPTNDGGLALGQAAIARERSK
- the ykoW gene encoding signaling protein YkoW — its product is MWTKLTAGFSNVSVRFVASLLVLIVGFGAGISIYLRAFSEDSYLTRKHELQHIVSLAENAISPIVEERRQGRITMGEARVKAAELLNRFVYTDGSGPNFVFFASYEGYILVEPYKPDKVGTYQMQRRDLDGTAITQELRQTAQAGGGFVFYYESRTENAPTQKKLSYVVGIPELECYLGTGMYVDDIEASVNTLLKRLVLLSFFIFTVILSMQYYFLYPLLRCFSTMSSVFQEFDQNHAALPNTTAVQSFEGKAEPEQLIEKVQNMLEMLRTDRLALRERVAEVHRLAYSDPLTNLPNRAYLEEWFKAELEAAAAGHSYGAVMFLDLNDFKRVNDLFGHSSGDKLLMQTGARINQALPEKGRIFRLGGDEFIIVIPSVTGDEAEVLAEKILQETACPYVFQDDTFYVTGSLGIAVYPQDGLDLDSLLSKVDTAMYNAKEGKENGNGYSRFAPSMHEAILRRIKLERSLAKALENNQLELFYQPQFDIARNKPVAIEALLRWNRPGEKPISPVEFIPIAEESGLIIPIGQWVLTEACKFCRHLHELGYYEVYVTVNMSTKQVEQSDFISQIRTVLAQTGLSPQFLELEITESLFMNSLDLCKNKLNQIRNMGIRLALDDFGTGYSSLTRLRVLPFNVLKIDKAFLQEKSGEQAEIIRTIIKLAHVLGMEVVVEGVETVEQFNLVFAAFGDRVQGYYFSRPLPSELLIQFLEEFCDK
- a CDS encoding phosphonate ABC transporter substrate-binding protein, whose protein sequence is MRISIYKLFVFFVVVIMGFLLLSGCGLSEVQSAKSEVKQPILRVGAVPAESKAKTTDQFAQFMDYLGRKTGCNVELYVADDYEGIIDKMKQGKLDIAWFGPFSYVLAAEKAGARAFATDDNIREGTTYHSVWIVHPASNIHSIEQLPGHTVAFVDKASTSGYLIPKAMLKKQGIHADQDLGRVEFSGSHDAAILAVKKQQIEAAAVSDAILVSLQQKGVIGEKDVRIIAQSPAIPTSAWAYREGLPSALLVKIKQAFFEVAKENKSALGMYGNDLVKGFVPAEDQQYNIIRDIVHELGMKQE
- the mcpA_2 gene encoding methyl-accepting chemotaxis protein; translation: MLTKRVNPISNIFNTLQNKLIALLVVFSLITAFVIGGISIYMNINDIKQKAFQSNQTIASNIGNEIDRFVIDAQGLVETLANAPTARAMDAASIKDMILVAQQKNPQFELIFVMDTTGMQIARTSGSLANRADRGYFKEAMKGSTFFTDNYISSFTKAPTVTISTPIKDATGKIVGVFAADISLKALWDIAEKTAIGQTGYVDIVDNKGVLIAHPDKEKVLKTESVGTLEYVKSVISGQAGAVLSSSTNGQESVIAFAPLKSQKWGVITYLPYDELLTNINKMMLTIAILISIAVVLAAIVAVFVARGIAGPLKAIAMIADQMSQGDLSQKFLATGSDEVKQLAASLEKTRIGLIDIVNKIKSNSEQVAASAQELHASAEQSAQATTQVACSISDVANGVATQAGTVDATVSVIEQMSNSIQQVAQNTNGVTRISEQTASAARSGSSALEAAIKQIASIEKTVLQSAQVVSQLGNRSKEIGQIVDTIANIAGQTNLLALNAAIEAARAGENGRGFAVVADEVRKLAEQSQEAAKQIAALINEIQVDTESAVSAMAQGTSEVKIGSEVINHAGQSFEDIVVLINNMSAQIKDISISIQQTAGGSQQVVASIKTIEQISHQASDQTHTVSAATEEQSAAMEQIAAFSQELAKLAEDLHCSVSQFKIS
- a CDS encoding CdaR family transcriptional regulator, which codes for MIITAELAQQIVDVIMATVQQNINIMNSSGIIMGSGQKKRLNTYHQGAMEVIETGKVVEISPENVEHYPGALPGLNWPIVLDKKVVGVVGISGHPDLVRNTAQLVKMVTELILERESMIAAFRANLQLREQFVQLLLSERYNENSKQITKMASLLRFNLELPRIVAVVNVEAILEDALHQYGPPDLVTARTRDKLTQVIETSELINSNDLFVFTETELIFLKHFPVETLPQHFCQWGTEVIHRLEFPEGPKGLCLGIGSWTNSLAEFHRSYLEADFSQNTHASSSAVASIYDFDILAAYLVRVPGALETCSASRMLKAKIESNLGFKYDMKNTINMLLDHNLNVSSTAKALFIHRNTLVFRIEKLKELTGLNPSQSLNHAILCRLLFGYENR
- a CDS encoding glycerate kinase codes for the protein MRIIVAPDSYKGSLSAVAVAEAMEVGILSVFPAAQVHKVPIADGGEGTVEAFITATGGRMVNQMVSDPLGNPIKAYWGILGDGETAVIEMAAASGLPLVSPDKRDPRMTTTYGTGQLIKAALEQGIRKLIIGIGGSATNDGGAGMAQALGARFLDRDAREIPYGGAALADLASIDLTNMDPRLAETAISVACDVDNPLCGPKGASAVYGPQKGATPAVVAQLDQALKQFAAVAKAATGRDIAEYPGAGAAGGLGAGLLFFTNAQLRPGVELILDITDFGEIVQGASLVITGEGATDFQTAFGKAPVGVAKIASQYQVPTLCLSGTLGQGCETVLQQGIAGLMSITPRPLSLEECLNSAQELIQDAAARLCQTLRVGMQIEAAFGKEDKS